In the genome of Methanococcoides burtonii DSM 6242, the window TTTATATCATAAATAGGAATAGCTCGTCCGCGAATAATGGTTTTATTTGAGTCTTAAGTTTACTGTATTGCAACGCACACAAAGCGGTGTGTTGTAAAGAAAACGGACTAAAACCATGCAAAAAGATGAATTGATCCAGTTGCATACATTGTTGGCTCAGATAAAGAGACATCTGGAATCTTAGAGCAGTGATTATGACTTTTCTGAATATAGGTCGCTGTCAATAAGCCCTGTTCATATCCATCGCAGTAAAGCAGATCACAAACATGCTATATTTGTTCTTGGAAATCATCTTGCATCGATAATTTCAGATGATGAGCTTTCGGGTATTGGCAGGACATCTGCAAGAATGCAGGAATTTGCAGAACGTACAGGAAGGCACACACCAGTCAGCAATAATTAAATATTGTCAGGTAATCGGAACTTGGTATCAGAAAGTGAAGGTACTTCAAAAGAGATATTCTTGGAATGATTTACCCACGATCTTGGAGAAAGTTGTTTTTTCATAATGATCCCACTTTCTCCATCCGAATAATAATCCTGTTCGATCCAGCACGCTATAAAATCCATGTTCCTGTACATCTGAATAGCTTTATCGTTACTGATCCTTACCTCAAGGGTCGCAGATTTTATGCCCTTATCTTTGAACAGGTCCAGAATAGAATTAAGGAGCTTTTTTCCAACTCCTATATTCTGCCATTCCTTTTTAACTGCCAGGGAGAATATACGACCTTCGTTCGTTTCAGAACGATATCCCATGACAAAACCAATGATATTGCTGTCCATGGTCGCAACAAGAAATCCTTCATCCTTCATCTCATAGAAGTTCATGTAAACGAAAGGATTGTGTTCGGTAAATGCTTCCATTTCAATGGCCAGAACCTGTTCAAAATCCCGGGGCATAAACTTTCTGAGAATCATTGTATTTTAGTAGGTATCTCATTATAAAAAAGAATATTGAAAGAGGGAATAAAGAAAAGAAAATAAGAAAAGGTACTAAAGTAAATTAATACCTTAGTCAGCTTTTTTTACGTGTCTGAGGTCTACAGCTACGCCTCTTGAGGACCCAACCATCTCTTCTCCACTCATCATAGCGCGTCCGACTCCGATTGCTTTACTTCCGGTGATCATAACCTCATCTCCGGGTCTGATGTTCTTGTCAGCTGCAACAACACCTGGTGCAAGCAATGATCCCCTTGGGAGGAAATCATCTATGGTCACAGTATAACCTGAGTACTCCTCGGAATTTGAAAGCAATCGTATCCCTGCGACGGTAAGTGCGAGTATACCATACTGAGGTATCATTGTAGCGATCTGCTCTTTGCCGATGAAGACCTGATGTTTGGGGAATGGCGCTTTTATCTTTGCATCGTCAGGTACGATCAGCTTGCCAGCACCTGGACCGAACTGGTAGTCTGCAATAGACCTCATCATGTCGATCCTTGATCTGTTCTGCTTATACTCCCTTTCAGCTACTATATCAGAAACGGTCTTTTTCAGGTTATCAAGGGAGTCGTATGATGACACGTTCCCTGTACTTGTATAGATGAACTCTATGGAAAGTTGTTCTGAAACGATCTCACATATTTCCCTGTAAGCACCTTCTAAATGTGCTACGACATGTGAATATTTGTGTTTTGACAGATAATCTCTGAGGCAGGCAGAGACCCACTTTATTTCTTCAGCATCCCAGTATCCTGTCACAACAGCATCATAATGTGCTGCAGGATAGGTCATTTCAAGTTCTCTGGGTATGATACCGAGTGGGGAGGTAAGGATTACCTCATGTACGAATTTCCTATACTTTCCAAGCGATTTTATGAACTTGTTATGGGAATTGGATATTGAATATGGTTTCTTTGCCGAGCAAGGAAAAAGCACAAGTATTTCGGATTCTGGCGGTGTATATCTTTCCTGTATCCTCTTTGCAAACCTGACGACCTCAGGCCGTGTCATGGATTCAGAAGTCGTTGCAAGCATCTGGTTGGACCTGGCAATAGGAGTTTGCTTTTCCATGTAGTCGTATTGGGTATCGGAAAGTCTCAAAAGTGCCGCAAGCCATGGCTCTGTTCTACATTGTCCTTCAATGTATTCACGAAGGTTACCGGAGCGTATCCTTTCCCTCGCCAGGACTATCTCTGCTTCCAGCATGTTGCGGTTGTGTCTGCTGATCAGCTCTGCCCTATCAGCTTTAGGCATTGCCCTTAGTTCCTCGATGGTAATAGGTGCGCATGCTTCACATCTGCATGGCAGCTCTGTCATCGAATCAAGGAAATATTTGCCGGCAGTTGTCATGTAGATATCGCTACATCCGGCTATTATTGCCTTTGTATCATCGACAATATCTATTCCAAGGTAGACAAGCATTGCAGCATTTGCAGGGGTACAGAGGTTCGGCAGATATATTGCGGTATCAGGAGCAACACTACCCTTCAGATCGATAAGTCTCTCCAGGAACTTTCTCGCATTTCCTTCTAAAGAACCTGCACCTTCCATTACGTAAAGGTCAGCCTTTTTCACATCCACACCTTTGCGGAAGATGCGGCCTATGGGACCTGTAGATTCAACTTCGGTTCTCTCCGAGATCTTCATTACCACATCTTCAGGTACTTCCAAGGTCAGGTCCTGATGAGGAAGTATGATAATAGTTTCATCCCCGACCTCTTCGCGGATCTTCCTGATCCTTTCTTCTGCTTCTTCAATAGAGATGTTCCAGATGGAGCCTGCATCTGTTATGGGGGAATGGGCATCGTTAAGGGATGCTGTATCAATTATATATGGTGTCCTTACTGGTGTTGGAAAGAGTATTTTTCCAATTCGGGCAGCACCATCCCGTTGTTCTACCTCAAAGTATGATGTCATGTTTCCCTAATATGCTTAAGTAGATGTAAATCTTTTCTACTGAACATAAGTACCCAAACATTTATTTTTTAAAAGAGATTCAGGTTAAGATGATGCTCACTAAAGAACTTGAGGACATCCTCGGGAAAGAGAATGTTTCTACCCGAATGTCAGAGCTTTACTGTTATTCCTTTGATGCTTCCGGCGTAGAAGGGCTGCCGGACTTTGTTGTAAGGCCTGCAACCACTGAACAGGTAGCTGATGTAGTCAAATTAGCTGATATGTCTAACACTCCTGTTGTTGCAAGGGGTGCAGGCTCAGGTCTTTGCGGCGGCGCGGTTCCGGTAGAAGGCGGCATTGTGCTTGATATGTGCTCAATGGACCACATCCTTGACATCGATATTGACAATCTTCAGATAACAGTGGAACCCGGTGTTGTTCACGAAAAACTTAACAAGGCACTGGAGCCGTATGGTTTTTTCTTCCCGCCTGACCCTGGGAGCACTGCCATGTGTACTATCGGCGGGCTCATGGCGAACAATGGAAGCGGGATAAGGTGTGTGAAATACGGTACTACCAGGAACTATGTTCTCGATCTTGAGGTCGTCATGGCCGATGGCAGAATAGTGCACACCGGCTCGAAGACTTTGAAAACAGCTTCAGGGTATGATCTGACCGATCTGATGGTAGGTTCTGAAGGCACTCTTGGTATTATCACTAAGGCTGTGCTCAAGGTACATCCTCTGCCCCATGCCCGCAGTGTCATACTTGCATCCTTTGACAATACCACTCTTGCCGGCAAGGCCGTGGTGAAGGTGCTCTCATCCGGGATCATACCTTCGGCATGTGAAATTCTTGACAGTACTGCCATCAAGGCTGTCAGGAGTTTCGATCCTTCTGTGGAACTTTCGGATGTGGGTGCTATTCTTATGATAGAAGTGGACGGGATGGAGAACGCGGTCAGGGAAGAAGCTGCTCTTGTGGGGAAAGCCTGTGAGGAGCTGGCTTCTGCCATAAAGGTCGCGGAGAGTGGAGCTGAAAGTGAGAATCTATGGAAGGCACGCAGGCTGGTAGGTGCTGCCATATCAAAGATCGATGTTAAGCGCACTCGTATCTATGTCGGAGAAGATATCGGAGTTCCAATAAAAGAATTACCTGGTATGCTCGAATACGTGCGTTCGCTTTCAGAAGAGTTTGATATTCACATCATGACCTATGGTCATATCGGCGATGGAAATCTCCATACCGGGATGGCCATCGATATGCTCAGTGAGGAAGAACTGGAAACTGCACATGCTGTGGCGGACAGGATATACAGGCGTGCCATTTCTGTGGGCGGTACTGTGAGTGCTGAGCATGGGGTAGGAAAGGCACGAGCGATGTATATGGAACTGGAACATCCAACTTCCCTTGAGATAATGCGGCAGATAAAGAAGACCCTTGATCCGAAAGGGATACTGAATCCGGGTAAAATGGGGCTTTGATATGCAGGAAGATAAGCAAAGATCTATCCTCAAATGTGTCCGTTGCGGGGCATGCCGTAGCATATGTCCGGTCTTTGAAGAATTTGGCTGGGAATCTTTCAGTACGAGAGGGCGTATGCTTCTCGCAAAGGGCATTTCAAATGGGATGGATGTGGATGAAAGTATGATCGATAGCATCAATACCTGTACTACATGCGGGTTGTGTGAGCAGATGTGTCCCGCAGGGGCAAAACCCTCGGATGTTTTTGAGGAATTACGTCGTGACCTTGTCAGCATGGGCAAGATCACAGGTACACAATTGGAATTGTATAATAATACTCTCCTTACGGGAAACCCACTGGGTGAAAAGAGACCCGATACAAGTTTTATCCTGAAACAAAGGGATGTTCCCAAGGTCGCAGACTATGTATATTTCGTAGGGTGTTTAGGTTCATATCGATTCAGGGAAACTGCTCTCAAGACATATGATCTTATTAAAGATATGGGGGTGACCGTACTTTCTGATGAGGTATGTTGTGGCTCTCCGCTACTCAGGACCGGATTCGATGCGGATGAGCTCATAAGACATAATCTTGAGCAGATCGAAAAGACCGGTGCACATACCATAGTAGCCAGTTGTGCAGGGTGTTATAATACTTTCAAGAATGACTATCCTGACAGGTTCAATGTTGTTCACATAACTGAATTTTTAGCAGAACATATTGATGAATTGGGGCTTGAAATGCTGGACATTACGGTAACATATCATGACCCATGTCATCTTGGCAGGGCAAACAGGGTATTTGATCCTCCCCGAAAACTGATAATAGCTGTTTGTGATCTTAAAGAAATGAGGACCAACAGGGAAAATGCCAAATGTTGTGGAGGTGGTGGAGGAGTTAGAAAAGGCTATCCTGAACTTTCGGCTTCAATTGCTAAAAAGAGGATAATGGATGTTCCTGATAATGTGGATTACATGGTGACATGTTGTCCGTTGTGTAGGACGAATCTGGAACAGGCAAGTGCTGTTCCGGTAATTGATCTGCTGGACCTGTTATATATGGCACAAAAGGAAAGGCTGAAGGTCGCCTAAGTTCATTTATTTGCAGATATTTCCTTCTCAACGAATACAGGCAATTTGACATGGATCTCAGTGCCATGGTTTACTTCACTGTTTATCCATATGGAGCCTCTATGTGCTTCGATTATCTTTTTACAGATGATCAGTCCATAATCCTGATTGCTGTAACAAAGATCACATTCATCCCCTTCTTCAGGAACCTCACTGAATATATGGGTAAGCATATCAGTTGGAATACCTTTACCTGTATCTTTTATGATAATGTGTATGTCCCCGTTCTCTTCCGAGGCAATGAGGGAGATACTTTTTCCAGAGGGGGTATATTTGATAGCATTGTCAAGAAGATGCATCAATACACTTTCTATATATTTTGTGTTCCCGTGTATGGGTGGGAGTGAATCTGGAATGTCGGCATTGACCTCGAGTCCTTTATGATCGATCTGGGGGAACATGTCCTTTTTAAGCGTTTCAAGTATATTTTTGATATTAAGGAAACTGAATGTGTATTTTATAGTCTCATTCTGCATTTCACTTACATAGAACAGTGATTCTATAAGATGCTGAAGACGTTCTGAATTTCTGACAACTGATTCCATTGTCCTTTTTTGACGCTCGTTAAGGTTACCCAGCCTTTCATTGTAAAGCAATTCGCTGAAACCTTTTATTGATATTAATGGTGTTCTCAGTTCGTGATTGATGTTTGCCAGGAATTCATCTTTCATCTTGTGAGAACTGTGGAGCTTTTCGTTAGCCTTTGAAAGTTCTTCTTCAATATTTTTTCTTTCAGTCGTGTTTTCTCCTGAACGAATTATCCCTGTGATGTTGCCTTCACTATCTTTCAATATCACATCATGCCAGAGGATTATGCGTTCGGAAAACGTGCCATCCGCATTTTTAGTCACTATTAAACGTTCGTAATATTCAGGTGGTTCGGCTTTACCGCTCAAGATGTTGTGCAAGTCCTGTTTTCGGCTTTCACGTCCGTTTTCCTGAATTAAATCTATCCAGCTTTTACCGCGAATATCCTTTTTTTCCCAACCAAAGATATTACAGCTCTTCTTATTTGCAAATACTATCTCTGTGTCCTTGTTGATTATGACAATAATAGAACCTGCTGCATCGAGATATTGGTATGCCTGATTCTTTTCCTGGATTATGTTCTCCTGCAAGTGCTTTATTTTTAATAGGGAACGCACTCGGCTTGATATCTCCAGATAATTGACAGGTTTGTTGAGAAAATCGTCTGCACCTTCTTCAAGGCTTTTTATCTTTTCTTTCTTTTCTGTCAATGAGGTTAGCATGATGATAGGTATGAGCCTTGTGCGTTCATCATTCTTCAGTATCTTGCACAATTCATGCCCTGTAATGTCTGGTATCATGATGTCAAGTAAGATAATATCAGGACTTTCGGTAGTTGCTATTTCAAGACCTTTGTAACCAGAATATGCTTTTATAACTTCATAGTCGGAACTGAGTATAGCTTCCAACAGCTCAACATTGAAAATTTCATTGTCAATGATCAATATTTTCGATTTTTTTAGTGGCATGTTAGCTCTGTGAAGTTCTGGGATTTAATATCTCGATAATCTTCATATTATAAAAAATTTCATCTTTTTGGTGCAAACATATTCTTGCCTTTTCGTGGTATAAGGCAATTCCAGGTATTCCCGATAAGGTCCTGACGGTCCGCATTTTTCAATCCTTCGAAAATAAGACCATAGTTTTTTGGGTCACGATAATGCATCATTGCTCTCTGGATGTTCTTTTCTCTACGAGAAGTAGCTACATAGACTGGTTTTCCTGTGAAGGGATCAAGTCCTGTGTGGAACATACAGGTTGCCGCGGTCATCGGGGTTGGTATGAAATCCTGTACCTGTTCGGTATATCTGTCAGTTGCTTTGATGTACTCTGCAAGTTCTATCATATTATCCATTGTACATGCAGGGTGACCTGACATAAGGAACGTTACAAGATACTGGTCTTTGTTCAGTCTCTTGTTAGTTTCCTTAAATATCTTGGCAAATTTTTCAAATACTTCTCTTCCTGGCTTTTTCATACAGTCCGTGACTGATTTTGAAAAGTGTTCAGGTGCAATTTTCAATTGACCACTGACGTGATATTGGCAGAGCTCTGTGATATATTCAGGGTCTTGTAAGGCGAGGTCATATCGAACTCCATAACTTACAAAAACACGCTTTACTTCCGGCATTTCCCGAAGCTGGCGCAACATTTCGATATTTTCTTTGTGGGATGTGTCCATGGAGGGGCAGGGTTCAGGGTACAGACAAAGTTTATCCTTGCAGGCGCCCTTGTTCTCCCAGTTCTTGCATTTCATGGCATACATGTTAGCACTTGGTCCGCCAACCCCTATTATGTTGCCTTTGAATTCTTTCATTCTTGTCAGAAGCTCAGCTTCACGCAGTATGGAGTCAATGCTACGGCTTGTTATCATTCTTCCCTGATGTTGTGCGATGGCACAGAATGAACAGCTTCCAAAACAGCCTCTGTGAGTTGTTATTGAAACTCGGACAGTTTCAAGAGCAGGTACTGGCTCTTTGTATGAAGGGTGCTCCCGTCGGGTGTAAGGTAGGTCATAGACATGATCAAGTTCCTTTTGGGAAAGCTGTCTCATTGGGGGGTTCTGGACGATAGTCGTTTTTGGGTGGGGCTGGACAAGGGTGATCCCTCTTACAGGGTCCTGTTGGTCATACATTAGTTTGAATGCTTTTGCATATGTCGGCTTGTCCTTTGATACTTCATTGTAGGAAGGCATTTCCACGTAAGGGAATGGTATCTGATCGTTCTCTTTCGCTTCCTTCCATTTCTTCACCTCAAGTTTCCATGTGGTACCGGGAATCTCATTTATGTTCCTGATATCTTCACCTGAATCAAGCCTTCGGGCGATCTCAGGTGTTTGCAGCTCTCCCATTCCATATACGAGAAGGTCTGCGGGCGCATCGGCGAGTATGGATTGTCTTACTTTGCCGGACCAGTGGTCGAATTCAGCAAAACGCCTGAGGGACGCTTCTATTCCGCCGATGATAATAGGTACGTCAGGATATGTTTGTTTTAGACGGTTGGAGTAGACAACGACTGCACGGCTGGGGCGAAGTCCTGGTTTGCCTCCAGGGGAGTACATGTCCTTTGGACGTGGTTTTAGTGCAGGGGTATAGTTGCTGACCATTGAGTCAGTGTTCCCTGAAGTGACTGCGAAGAAAAGCCGGGGTTTTCCCAGTTTGGTGAAATCCTTTGTGTCTTCCCAGTTAGGTTGGGCGATGATCCCTACTTTGAATCCTGCATCTTCCAGGACGCGTCCTATGATGGTTGCACCAAAGCCGGGGTGGTCTACGTAGGCGTCACCTGTTACAATTATTATGTCAAGTTGATCCCATCCGCGGCTCTTGATGTCTTTAATATCCATCGGAAGAAAGCGGGATGTGTCTAACTTTTTCGGGTTACGTTTTTTATGTGACATGTGTTTGTCCTTTATCGGTATGCTCTTGACATCTGTAGTGATAAACGTATCTGCTTGTTCACGTCATCACTGGTAACTGGGCCGTGTCCCGGGTAGAGTGTAATTACATCCAGTTCTGTTAGTTTTTCTATAGATACTGAAAGCTTATCCAATGAGCCGCCGGTAAAATCGGTGCGGCCAATCCCTCCGTTTGGAAATACAGTGTCACCGGAGAAAAGGCTTTTCGAAGATGGCTCGTAAAGTGATATTCCTCCAGGGGTGTGGCCGGGGGTGTGAATGACCTCCAGGGATTCGGTCTCACTTATCTTTATTATGTCACCATTCTCGTAGAGGATATCCGGGTCGATGTCCGGGGCTGGTGCTGAGAAAAGTATGGATACACTCTCTTCTTTACTTTTCAGGGCTTGAGCATCATCTTTATGGATAGCGATAGGTGCATTGCATATTTCTGCTACGGCTTTAGCTGCGGCGCAATGGTCGAAGTGGGAGTGGGTCAGTATTATCAGTTCGATGTTTTCCGGCTGGGTGTGCTCTTTTATTTTTTGTATGAGCTGATCTGTATCCATTCCGGGATCGATGAGTATCTTTTCGTTTATGAGGTATGAGTTGGATGCGTATGGGGACGTGGTTATGCTGGTGATCTTCATTGTTTGACTCCGGGTGTGTTTTAGATGCCAAATATCTTCTTTGTGTTCCTGAAGGTGGCGTTTGCAATGGTCTCAATATCTGTACCTTTTGCTTCTGCTATTACTGAGAGGTTGTCCAGTACGAATGCGGGTTCATTCCTTCCTTTGCGAGGGGACAGGTAGGGGCTATCGGTTTCAATGAGCATTTTGTTAAGGGGGACGTTCTCTGCTATTTTTTTATGATGCTCTGAAAAACAGACTATTGTGGGGATGGATATGTAGTATCCTGCATCGTTTATTCTGGCCGCTGTTTCTATTGAACCTCCATAGCAGTGGAAGACAACCTTGTCGAGATCCTTTACCATTTCAAAACAGTCTTCTTCAGCTTCCCTTCCGTGAATTACGAGTGTCTTTTCGTATTTTTCTGCTATCTCTATTACTTTACGAAAGTATTGTTTCTGGTGTTCTCTTTCCTTGTCTTCCTTATAGTAATGATAGTCAAGACCTGCTTCTCCTATGCCTACTGCTTGTTCTGCATGTAGTTCTAGCTGGAGAAGAATCGAATTGGCGACTTCGTTGCCGTAGTGGGATACTATCAGAGGGCTTAGGCCGATTGTAGGATAGATAAAATCGTATTCGTTTGCAAGTGCGAGTGTTGCCTGGTTTGTCTTCAGGTCAATTCCTGAGTTGACCATTTTAACAACACCCGCATTGTGTGCTCTTTCTATTGTTTTATCACGGTCACGATTGAACTTTGGGAAGTCAAGGTGACAGTGTGAGTCTATGACCTTTAGCATGCTTCTTATGTTGAAGAGCATGTTAATAGCTGTTACGAGAGCTTCGATAGATGTGAGGGCAATGGAAATTACATTATATATGTATAACATGTAAAATTGAGTACATCAATATGCACTTCCAATATTAGACAAACCTTCATTAAAAAAGTTTAACATGGAAAATCTTATTAGTTAAAAAGCAAATATCGGTTCATGGCTGTTCGACGAACTCTTAAAACCCGTGAATTCGGCTATGAATTGTCAGGATTCGAACATAGTCTTCTTTTTGAAAAGGATGAAATCGGGTTTGTAAGATTTGATGGAAGAAGTCAATCAATTTTTTATCTTGATCCATCTCCATTTCTTCCAAGTCCAAAGCGAGATATTTATGCAATAAGAGATTCAAATGTCCCTGTTCCTGAAAAAAATGAGCTTATTGAAGTTACATCATTTGAACTTGAGAGGGTCGTTAGTGGTAAAATAAATAATTTAGTCAATACTAACGTTAAGTATGTAAGAGCATGGGTAAAAGTAAATCCCAATAAACTTCTTCATCGAAAGGTGATGAACTCAGAAGAGTATGTTGATTATTTTAAGCGACCATTCAAAAAAGAAGCTGAAAATGTAGATGAAATAGCACAAACACTTGCATTGTGTTCTGTCTCTTCAAATGCAGTGGGTGTAAATGAGAAAGGTGGCATTGATTCCGGCATTATTTCTAAAAAAAGTGGGTGGGAGCATTTCAAATCCATAATGAGAATGATCCCAAAAGAATTTAAATCGACAAAATCGGCATATTATTATACTTCGCTTGAATCGGAAAAGAATATTAATCCAACAACTAGTTTGGAAGTGAATTTATCAATATTTAACCCAAAGGAAATGTTTGTGCATGTTCCAGTAACATTTGATATTGATACAAGAAGCAAAGATCAATATTTGAAGGATATCTCATTTGAAATTCCATTTGTTCGAGCACAATTAATTGATTCTCTGATGTTCCAACCATTGATTACAAAAAAAGCTGAGAAACGTCTTACTGATCGTATTTATGACATGGTTGAAACATTCACACACACCGATCAAATTGGATACAAACAAGATTTGGGTGATGCAGCTCCCAAGATTGCATCTAGTATTGCCAGGATGAATTTTAAAACTGAAGTTTCTGTTGATGATGTAGATGATGGCTATAACAATTGGTTGGATATGTTCCATCATTCTCAACAATTCCGATCTTCGAATCTCGAAACAGATGATATTTTCCGGCTACCTGAAAATGCCAGGCATCTCTATCTTGAGATCGAGCAATACTTTGGTGTGGATACGGTTATTGATATGGTGGATATTGAGCAAATCTCACTACTTTCTCCAAAAGCACTTTCAGATGCGATTGCTAAATTAATAAATGTAGGTGCAGCATACTCGCCGAGGCGGAAAAATCTTAAATTGTTAGCATTTAAACTTTAATTGAGGGTATGATTATGATCAACCAAGAAATGTATGATGCTGCAAAAAAATCTGAAAAATTAAAATGGGATGTTATAAGATATGAGGATCAGATTGAAGAAATCGATAGGAAAGTACAGGAAGCAATTAATGATAATGTGAAGTTTGATTTGTGTCAAGACCGTAAAGAAATACAGGCTCGTCTCGATACTACAAAGGCATGCATAGATGAAATTCTGTGTGTATTTGACCCGATTCCCTTTGACTAAAAACGTACGTTGGTCATTTTTTTGTAAGTTTCTTAAATGCTTTTAATATTCAATGTGGGGTTCTACATACATCCTATTTTTTTATAGAAGTCATAAGCCCAAAACAAGATCTATGACTTCTATAGATTGCATGCTCACGCTGCTCCTTATTTTTTGAGGAGCATGTTAATAGCTGTTACGAGAGCTTCGACGGATGCGAGGACAATGTCAGCGTTTGCTGCGCGTGCGGTCACTATCCTTCCATTATCGTTCTGCACGCCGATAACGACTTCTGCAAGTGCATCGGATCCACCGGTGACAGCTTCTATCCTGAAGTCGTGTATGGTTACTTTTGCGTGTTGTCCGATAAGGGTCTCAACTGCTTTTAGGGCTGCATCGACCGGACCGATACCTACGTTGGATGTTACGCATTCTTTTCCGTTGAAGAGTGCTTTGACAACTGCGGTAGATGTGGTTATGTTTCCGGTCATGACACTGACCTCTTTCAGGTCGATAGCTGGCATTCCTTCGGGTTTTCCGAGGATATCGAATGCTATCGTGTAAAGGTCTGAATCGGTTATGCGTTTGCCTTTGTCTGCAAGCATTTTCACCTTTTTGATGATCGCATCGAGCTGATCTTCGGTCGGGTTGATGTTTGCAGATTGCAGTGATCTTAGTACGGCATGTTTTCCTGCGTGTTTACCGAGTACGATCCTTCGAGTATGTCCGACCATTTCAGGGGTCATGATGCCTGGTTCGAACGTATCGGAATTTTCAAGAACCCCATGGGTGTGTATGCCGGATTCATGGGCGAATGCGTTCTCTCCTACGACAGGCATGTGAGGAGGTATTTGAACGCCCGTGTAACGTTCGACCATTCGTGCGGTCTCTACGATATACTCGGTGTTGATGCTTGTCTTTGCACCGTAGATCGAGTGCAAGCTCATTACTGTTTCCGCAAGATCTGCATTTCCGGCACGTTCGCCCAGTCCGTTGACGGTGACCTGTGCCTGACTTGCACCGGCTTCTATTGCCATGAGACTGTTTGCAACGGCAAGTCCGAAGTCATTGTGACAGTGGGTGTCTATCGGGATGTTCATCTCTTTGTCCAGTTTGCTGATAAGGCGGTACATACCGGAGGGTGCAATTATTCCCACTGTGTCGGGAACGTTGATGATGTCACATCCTGCGTCTTCAACTGCCCTGTATACTTCTATCAAATAGTCAAGGTCTGTGCGGGTTGCATCCATTGCAGAGAACATGCAGCGCATGCCGTGGTCCTTTATGTACTGTACGGCATTTACTGACATCTCGACGACTTCTTCGCGACTCTTTTTGATGGTATGTATTCTCTGGATGTCAGATGTGGAAACAAACGTATGGATCATTCCAACGCCTGCATCTATACATGCATCAAGGTCTTTTGTTAGTACCCTTGCAAGGCCACATACT includes:
- the rimI gene encoding ribosomal protein S18-alanine N-acetyltransferase → MPRDFEQVLAIEMEAFTEHNPFVYMNFYEMKDEGFLVATMDSNIIGFVMGYRSETNEGRIFSLAVKKEWQNIGVGKKLLNSILDLFKDKGIKSATLEVRISNDKAIQMYRNMDFIACWIEQDYYSDGESGIIMKKQLSPRSWVNHSKNISFEVPSLSDTKFRLPDNI
- a CDS encoding hybrid sensor histidine kinase/response regulator is translated as MPLKKSKILIIDNEIFNVELLEAILSSDYEVIKAYSGYKGLEIATTESPDIILLDIMIPDITGHELCKILKNDERTRLIPIIMLTSLTEKKEKIKSLEEGADDFLNKPVNYLEISSRVRSLLKIKHLQENIIQEKNQAYQYLDAAGSIIVIINKDTEIVFANKKSCNIFGWEKKDIRGKSWIDLIQENGRESRKQDLHNILSGKAEPPEYYERLIVTKNADGTFSERIILWHDVILKDSEGNITGIIRSGENTTERKNIEEELSKANEKLHSSHKMKDEFLANINHELRTPLISIKGFSELLYNERLGNLNERQKRTMESVVRNSERLQHLIESLFYVSEMQNETIKYTFSFLNIKNILETLKKDMFPQIDHKGLEVNADIPDSLPPIHGNTKYIESVLMHLLDNAIKYTPSGKSISLIASEENGDIHIIIKDTGKGIPTDMLTHIFSEVPEEGDECDLCYSNQDYGLIICKKIIEAHRGSIWINSEVNHGTEIHVKLPVFVEKEISANK
- a CDS encoding (Fe-S)-binding protein, which translates into the protein MQEDKQRSILKCVRCGACRSICPVFEEFGWESFSTRGRMLLAKGISNGMDVDESMIDSINTCTTCGLCEQMCPAGAKPSDVFEELRRDLVSMGKITGTQLELYNNTLLTGNPLGEKRPDTSFILKQRDVPKVADYVYFVGCLGSYRFRETALKTYDLIKDMGVTVLSDEVCCGSPLLRTGFDADELIRHNLEQIEKTGAHTIVASCAGCYNTFKNDYPDRFNVVHITEFLAEHIDELGLEMLDITVTYHDPCHLGRANRVFDPPRKLIIAVCDLKEMRTNRENAKCCGGGGGVRKGYPELSASIAKKRIMDVPDNVDYMVTCCPLCRTNLEQASAVPVIDLLDLLYMAQKERLKVA
- a CDS encoding FAD-binding oxidoreductase — protein: MMLTKELEDILGKENVSTRMSELYCYSFDASGVEGLPDFVVRPATTEQVADVVKLADMSNTPVVARGAGSGLCGGAVPVEGGIVLDMCSMDHILDIDIDNLQITVEPGVVHEKLNKALEPYGFFFPPDPGSTAMCTIGGLMANNGSGIRCVKYGTTRNYVLDLEVVMADGRIVHTGSKTLKTASGYDLTDLMVGSEGTLGIITKAVLKVHPLPHARSVILASFDNTTLAGKAVVKVLSSGIIPSACEILDSTAIKAVRSFDPSVELSDVGAILMIEVDGMENAVREEAALVGKACEELASAIKVAESGAESENLWKARRLVGAAISKIDVKRTRIYVGEDIGVPIKELPGMLEYVRSLSEEFDIHIMTYGHIGDGNLHTGMAIDMLSEEELETAHAVADRIYRRAISVGGTVSAEHGVGKARAMYMELEHPTSLEIMRQIKKTLDPKGILNPGKMGL
- the arcS gene encoding archaeosine synthase subunit alpha; translation: MTSYFEVEQRDGAARIGKILFPTPVRTPYIIDTASLNDAHSPITDAGSIWNISIEEAEERIRKIREEVGDETIIILPHQDLTLEVPEDVVMKISERTEVESTGPIGRIFRKGVDVKKADLYVMEGAGSLEGNARKFLERLIDLKGSVAPDTAIYLPNLCTPANAAMLVYLGIDIVDDTKAIIAGCSDIYMTTAGKYFLDSMTELPCRCEACAPITIEELRAMPKADRAELISRHNRNMLEAEIVLARERIRSGNLREYIEGQCRTEPWLAALLRLSDTQYDYMEKQTPIARSNQMLATTSESMTRPEVVRFAKRIQERYTPPESEILVLFPCSAKKPYSISNSHNKFIKSLGKYRKFVHEVILTSPLGIIPRELEMTYPAAHYDAVVTGYWDAEEIKWVSACLRDYLSKHKYSHVVAHLEGAYREICEIVSEQLSIEFIYTSTGNVSSYDSLDNLKKTVSDIVAEREYKQNRSRIDMMRSIADYQFGPGAGKLIVPDDAKIKAPFPKHQVFIGKEQIATMIPQYGILALTVAGIRLLSNSEEYSGYTVTIDDFLPRGSLLAPGVVAADKNIRPGDEVMITGSKAIGVGRAMMSGEEMVGSSRGVAVDLRHVKKAD